The window TACCTTAAGATTGAATTAATACCTTCAATCTTAAATAAGCATTAAAATGGAATTAATTCCTTTGTTTACCACCGAACTGGATCAGGAAGCAAAAACAACCCGCAAGTTTTTGAAGCTTGTGCCAGATGACAAATTCGACTGGAAACCTCATGAAAAGAGTATGTCGCTGAAAGAGCTGACCGTTCACATTGCCGAAATCCCCAGTTGGATAGAAACGGCCCTTAATAAGGATGTGCTGGATTTTGCTGACGGCTACAAGCCCACGCCTGTGGAAAGTACCGACGACTTATTGGAGCTGTTGGAGCAATCGGTAACAAAGTCAAACGCAGCGTTGGATGA of the Fodinibius sp. Rm-B-1B1-1 genome contains:
- a CDS encoding DinB family protein — its product is MELIPLFTTELDQEAKTTRKFLKLVPDDKFDWKPHEKSMSLKELTVHIAEIPSWIETALNKDVLDFADGYKPTPVESTDDLLELLEQSVTKSNAALDEADEDDLLPDWTMRNGDQVLMVMPKHEVIRHSLNQLTHHRAQLGVYLRLLDIPIPGSYGPSADEQSF